In Scleropages formosus chromosome 10, fSclFor1.1, whole genome shotgun sequence, a single genomic region encodes these proteins:
- the LOC108938302 gene encoding uncharacterized mitochondrial protein AtMg00860-like isoform X3, translated as MDEHVALVHQVLQLLLRHRLYVKGEKCLFHQRQVSFLGFVLRLDGVSIDPQKVSAVLHWPQPTTVKALQRFLGFANFYRRFIWSFSTVAAPLTALTSSKRSRLSWMEEAQEAFDTLKQRFTSAPILRHPDPDLPFVVEVDASETGVGAVLSQCHGNPPKLYPCAFFSKKMSPAERNYDIGNRELLTMKTALEEWKHWLQGARHPFIVLTDHKNLEYLQTARRLNSRQARCVPRSRRPPKNHQDSWSPSRA; from the exons ATGGATGAACATGTCGCCTTAGTCCATCAGGTCCTACAACTACTGCTCAGACATCGCTTATAtgtcaaaggagaaaaatgtctgtttcaccAGAGGCAAGTGTCATTCTTAGGATTTGTTCTCAGACTGGATGGAGTATCCATCGATCCCCAGAAAGTAAGTGCGGTCCTCCACTGGCCACAGCCAACAACAGTTAAAGCCCTTCAGCGTTTCTTAGGTTTTGCCAATTTTTATCGCCGTTTCATCTGGTCTTTTAGCACCGTGGCTGCCCCTTTAACTGCTCTAACCTCCTCCAAGAGGTCCAGACTCAGCTGGATGGAGGAGGCTCAAGAAGCCTTTGACACTCTAAAACAAAGATTTACTAGTGCTCCCATACTCCGACACCCTGATCCTGATCTCCCGtttgtggtggaagtggatgcCTCAGAGACAGGGGTGGGTGCTGTCCTGTCTCAATGCCATGGGAACCCACCTAAACTGTACCCTTGTGCcttcttttcaaagaaaatgtccCCAGCTGAGAGAAACTATGACATCGGGAATCGTGAGCTCCTCACTATGAAAACGGCCCTGGAGGAATGGAAGCACTGGCTGCAGGGGGCGCGGCATCCTTTCATCGTCCTCACCGACCACAAGAACCTAGAATATCTGCAGACGGCGAGACGACTCAACTCCCGtcaagccag GTGTGTGCCCAGGTCAAGGCGTCCACCCAAAAACCACCAGGATTCCTGGAGCCCTTCCCGTGCCTAA